A segment of the Psilocybe cubensis strain MGC-MH-2018 chromosome 5, whole genome shotgun sequence genome:
GATATCTTAAGCATCACTATGGTCATCTTCAAATAGATACTAAGCCTCTGAGCATGAGGCTGAGAAATGATGCGAATTTGATTGGGTTCGTACTTTGAAAAGGTGGCTTTTCAGTTCTCTCCACGAAAACAGAAAACATAGAGAAATCATTTCCAGAACTTTGCTATTAACAGTAAATCTGGTAGGTATCTGTGTTAATACCCCAGATTCCTGTTTAATCTTTATCCCGATTAAACAGGAATGGGTCTTTCTTAGTAGATTGAACATACAGCGTTTATACAATTCAGAAATGTTTCCTAGGTTTGTATTTTCACTGAAGCAGTTACATCAAGCTGAACTCCAATGGTCCTTTTAAATTAAAACTACTCTAGTATTATACTTCCTGCTTACATATAGATATAGCCCACGGAGATTCTTTAGCACCGCACATAATTAAGTTTAATGAGTATGTGCCTATTCAATCACTCTGATTAGTGTGTCGCCAAGCCGTCGCAacttttccttctccaaTTGATCTGTCTTCATCATGCGCTCTAATCCGATGCTGAACTCGATGCATAAGTGAGTATAGTCCCGCAGTTGACTATCTGTTAGAGACTTAATACACGTTCTGTGCGAAATACAGTGATGTTGTCAATTACACTCAACTCATAACTCGGTCCGGCAAGTGACATTCACGATGCAATCTCGACTCGTGTTGCACTGCCATTGTTCTACTATCGGTACATCAACCGTGGCAATCGTTATTTCTTTAACCAAACAGTTGATCATTACGGTATTTGGAGGTTTTAGCGCCGCTCGGAGACGCATATTCAGCCTCACTGACATAGCCTCTGAATTGATGTCGTAATTTGCGATTACTGAGGAGACTGTTAAACCATCATAACAGTGCCGTACTTTTTTGACATAAATAGATGGTCGGAATCAACACAGACCAGGCTAAATATTTCTTAACGCCAGACAAATGGGCTCCAGCACCAACCAATGTGATTCTCAAACTAGCTTTGCCTCTGGGGACAACTTCCAGGTCGAAGAGGCACCACTCGACCCGCGGAGCTCAATCTATGTGGCGATCCTTCTTACACTAGTCAGTCCGCTATGTTTTAATTGTTTAGCATACCGCACGCTCTTCCTTGTTCTGGCGCTATGCCTGGTTCTCCTATCAGTAATCCGCCTGAGGTTTCCCCAGTTCAAGAAAAGAGACATAATCAGTGACCTTCGCCTGCAAGCGGGTGCGACGCTGAGTTTTTTTGCATCAGGTACTGCATTAATTCTTGAGGTAGGTGATGCTCCGAAGGTAGCTTTGGATGCACTCTTTTAATTGACCATTGACTAGGTGCATCATCCTGGGATCAGCATTGCAGTACggattttcttcttctttgcatAACGCAACGTGGTGAGCTGAATTGGATCAGGTTCAAACGCACTCAGAGTTCTACAGTCGGCCATTGATCCGTCTTCTGAGGACATTCTTATTTGTGGAGATGATATTCAATGGAACGTCGGAGGAAAAGGAACAAACGGCGAGCTGGCTTCGGTGGACGCATAGCAGCATCCATGGACCCATCACAGGCAAGACACGCGAAGAACTACGGCTACCGGAAGGTTTTCAAACATATGGTTATATTGATGACTTAAAGGCTTGGGTTATGCACTCACTTACCTACGCAACTATCGCCTTCCAAATGCGTTATGGCCGACCGTGAGTGTTGTTCAATGATGTACAGAATTAATTTTAACGGACTGGCGGTGTTATCCAGGCTTTCCAAGCGAGCGAAAGACACAATTGTGCTTGAAAACACTTGTGCGGCACTGCGCCTCGGTGTTCCAGATCACCTATTGGCTCGTGATTATGATTCATTTATGACCATGTTTAATCGTCAACTTGATTTGCTCGACTACGGAAACTCAGCTTCGCAGAAAATCGTTGAAGAAATAGAGAATGCTGCCGCAAAATCCAATATTAATTGGCCAACTTCTATACTATTAAGACTTGGCCTCATGATCGGACACGACCTCCTTCCCGAGAAACTGCGCAATCAATACCAGCTCAAAGCCTTGAGTTCCCCGTGGCAGCGTTGTTTACAGAAGATATTTATATCTGTTCTCTGGCTGGTGTATCCGGCGCTTATGTGGCTACCATTACGAGGAGTAATCGCGCTCTTGCTAGTTCTGGAGCCATCTACGAGATCGATATTTATGGTGAGAATGTTTGTGTTTCCACGGAACGCGACTGAAGATGAATAGTCCTCTTTACAAGCGATACATTCCATGGACATTATGCGCGACCAGCCTTTATTTCAGGGGACGCCTAGTCCAGCTTCTTTCCTTGCGTCTCCATCATACCTACAATGGTTAAACTCTGGAAAGGATGGCCGCCCTCTACTTCAAGTGATTCTTGTACGTGTACTCGAAACTCAACTGATGTCTGCGCATGCAGATCAATATTCTCGATGGCATAACACGGGGCGGCTGTATCCTTGGTTAATGCTTCCCGGAATACTAGCATGGGAGTCGATGGCCAGCCTTTATCGAACAACAAAAGGGTTCATGGAATCATTTAGAACGAAATTTAAGGAAAGTGTCACGTTTAAGCGGGGACAAACCAAGATACCACAGCATAGTAAGTGATTGAATATATCACCAACAGATAAACCTAGTGACCTACCATCGCCAGTTGGTTTTGTCATGGATGGAAATCGCAGATTCGCCAGAACACTCGGAAAGCCGGTTCTCTATGGTCATCAGCATGGGGCGCAAACGGCTGGTCATGTTTTGGAGTGGTGGTTAAGGTATATGCCAAATACCACCGTATGCAATGGCCCTGGACTGCGGTATCTCACAGTTTGGGCATTTTCAGCAGAAAATCTGAAGCGTTCGCCGGGAGAGGTGGAAGGCTTATTCCATCTTATGAAAGCCGAGCTTAGAAGCCTCGCGTTCAATTCGATCGTTCATCTATTCCAAATTCGTGTCAGAGTGGTCGGGAACTTGACAGGTTACCCAAGTGACCTCTTGGACTCTGTAAAAATGCTGGAAGAATCGACCTCAAAATATAAGCAACTGTTTCTGCAGATTGCGATTGGATATGGAGGGCGCGATGAAATTGTTCAATCAGTGAAACTTTTGCAGGCTCAAGGAGAGGCGGTGACCGAGGCCGCTATTAGTGCTCGCACATACTGTGCCCAAATCGATATTCCCCCCGGTGAACTTAATAGTGAGGACGTCAGAGCAAAGGTGTGTAATCAAGTTGCAATTCATATCCTATGACGTTGACAGATGAATTTCAGAACAAGCGGGTTCTTCCTTTGGGACTCACAGGGAGCTGAATTACATTTCATTGACAAGCTCTGGCCCCAGCTAACAGCGAATGACTGGCTCGATGTCATATCCAGTTACTCCAAAAGAGAAATACGAGGGGGGAGGTAGCTACATGATACTTCAATGAGCATAGACTTTAGATTTTACTTTAAAATTGACTTGGTAGTACTCGACTATCGATCCTCTAGAAACCATGAGTATATTAAGTCTCTGAGAGTCAGGTAATTGGTTTGGATAGTGTTCTGGTCAAGTTCTGGTGCCAGGTCGGGATGAAAGTTGTAAAAAGTATCATACACAAACGGTAGGCCGAAACGCCGATGTGGGCTGCATGCCTTTGTGTGCCGTTCACGGCGGCGCTTCGCGGGTTGAAACTCCGTTCGCAAATAACCGAAGTATGTATGGGTTCAAAAATCGTGCACACATTCATGAACCTTTCCTCTCTCCTCTAGCCGCTAGTAATTGCCCCGCCACCTTATTCCCCCTTTATCCCTATCGCCTACATTTACCCACACAAATAACGGAATTAGGCTCAAGGCGGTGCTCTCAAGAGGTGAGTTAGGCAAAGCCCCTGAAACCAAAACATGGATTTATGCAGGTAACCGTTACAGTCCTACCTTATAACAACGAAATCGTTCAAGGCGAGTGCAATAATTCAGTGACAGGAGCGAAAAACCGTCCTTGTAATGGGCATTATACTCCCGGCACACGGTCTTGTGGTGTTCGCTGGTCACTCTTCGAGATCCCTCAGTGAACTTGCATCCGATGTTTTCAACGTACAAGTAAATTTGATGGGATATGGGCGGGGTGTTGGAGACAGCCAATCCTCAGAGATGACGGAACTGCCTAGAAAGTGTTTGAAGCGCTTTTGGCTGCCGTTTCTCTTCTTCCGGATTTCTGGGCTCTAACATCCCTCCGAAATCTCCACTTTCTTGCTTGACCGTGCTCTCCGCGTCGCTACCTCTCGTCATTGACTATGGATTGGAAACCTTCCTCCCACAAACCTAGAAATTTCCATCAAACGACGATGGCCCCTTTCCATGTACGAGATACTGAGCTTTGCGATACATAAAGACTTTGTCAATTGTACGCAAATCTCGGCAAAGTTTTAATTTGTCGTCTTGATCGAGCTTGATGTACTTCCCAGCCAGTCTGCGGAGGACGATGAATCGTAATGTTGTTATCTGATGCAGGTGTTTTGGACTCACCCCAACACAGCGTGTACGTCAAGAGGAAAAGATAGCGGGGGGAGTGGTGCAGGGATCACAGCGTGTGGAGGAGGGTTTCCCCGTGCAGTATCAAAAGCGTCGGGAGTTATCTCAATCCCGACGTTAATGAGCTCCCTGTTGTACCCGAAATCCACCATCACTATTGGGTTGGTGCTTCGGCCGTGGGCGTCTGCCTCCTTTCTGGCCTCTTTGAAGGACCGAACCATCATGGCGTGTTCCTGATCGCGGATACTCGAAAAGCCGGTGAGAGGTATATAACTTACAGGCTCGTTGCTGATTCCTACGGTGAGATATCCAGGGATTTTTTCCTTGCCCATCGCGTCGATTTTGCCTGAATAGATGCCCATTTCGTGTTCCTGGGAGGTCGGGTGCATGTGTAAATGGACGATGATGGATGGGAAACGATCTGCAGGAGGCAAGTATGAAGGTGATAAGAGGCCGAGTTTCAGTATGAGTGCAACCCTCAGATAGTGGAGAAGGAACGGTTCAGAATAAAAGTGCCGAGCGAGTTCCTCCAGGTCAAGCACCGACTGCAAGGTTCGACAATTTTCTTTGTGTATGGGCCTGGATTGAATGAATAAGGTATAGTCGGAGAGAAGAGAAGCGTACCAAAGGGATCGTTGGCACTaataaaaaagcaaaacTCAAGTAAACATATCGCCTTTAACCCCAGAAGAACATGCTGACCTCCTTCGAGCAGAATCCGACGGACCAGCACTACTTCAAGGATGAAGTTAACGAGTACGTGAGTCCAACCTCGAAAACATACCCCTTGGCATCTTTTAACTTCAATCCCTTTCTCCCCATTTCGCTTTTTGCAGGTCTCACATGTGAGCACGGGCAACTTTCGAACGTGCTTCCTGTAGCTGGAGTCACTGAGAATGTGAACGCCCTCAATAGGTGTGTACTCCGTGTCGATGAGGTTTTCCATCTCTCCAAAACTCTGTCTCGAGCTGGGTGACGTGAATGAAACTGGCAAAGGTGCGATCTCTTGGATCCATGTTTTTGTTCGGCACTGATCACGATCCCGGCAAAACAGAAAACGATAACGTGATTCAATGGCTGACGCGTAAAGCCCCTAACTTTCTCTTTGAAAGGTCACTCATTTGATATTTTAGCCACAAACAAATTACTTCTAGACGTTATTTAGCAGCAACTTCTCCACATCTCTGAATCCGTATTTCAGAGCAACTAATCCCAAAGTTGGCGAGAAGTTCTGCGCTAACAACCATCTGATAGTGAGTGTTACGCTTGGATTTGAAGCTAACCAGTGGATTAACTAGCCCCGAGTCTTTTGTACTGTGAATTACGCGTCGTTCTAAAAAATCGAATCCACAGTTAGTGCTTGTAGGAAAACGTTAGGCGGAATTCAAGCTGTCTTTGAATGTTCTAAGGTATTCTATTTTTATGCTCCCGGCTAAACTATGTATATCTCATTCGGTCACTGTAGCTAATCTGTTCCAAAGCCCTCAAATTGATGTCGAAGCAGGTAAGCGGCTGATGTAACGAAGATGCGAATAACAATAAGTGATCATAGCTCCTTAACAGTCTGTTGTACACTGAACACATTCTATACAAATTGCCAGTAAGTATTGCAGTTACAATGAAATATTACAACTCGGGAACATCCCCTTGTAACATCGACTCGTGTTGCATTGTTATTGGTCTTGCATTGGAATCCCATCTGCCTCGATAATCGTCACATCTTCAGACCAACGGTCGATCTTTGCTAGCCGGATTCTAGACATCTATCAAGCTTCGATGTCAGTTGTGCAATGGTCTTAACATTATTGTCAAATTAGCCTCGGGATAGATGCTGATATGTGATCTCCTAGAACGTGTGGCATTTCGACATAAATATACGCTGATATTGATACAGGTAAAAGTTCCTCAACGTCTCAATGGACACCAATACTGTCCCGCACATTTCTCGGACTGGCTTTGCAGAAGCTGACGACTTTCAGGTGGAAGAGAGACCACTTGACATACGGAGCGCATTCCATGCGACAGTCTTCTTTGTACTCGTCAGCCCGTTGTGTTTTAATTGTTTCGCATACCGCACAATCTTGCTTGTTCTGTCGGGATGCCTTGCTTTTCCATCAGCAATCCGTCTGCGATATACACGATTCATGAGGAACGACATCATCAGTGACCTTCGCCCCCAAATTGGTGCAGCGATGAGTCTTTTTGCCTCAGGAACTGGATTAATCCTCGAGGTATGTCATGTGTCAAAGACTCCGCCTATGTGCACCTTTTACTCACCGTTGACGCTAGGCACATCATCCTAGCATCAGCATTGCAGTATGAGTTCTTTTCTCCTTGAGTAACACAACGTAGTGAGCTAAATTACCCTCAGGTTCAAACACACTCAGAGTTTTATAGTCGGCCGTTGACCCGTCTTCTGAAAACATTTTTATTTGCTGAGATGATGTTCAATGGAACGTCCGAGGAAAGGGAACAAACGGCAAGTTGGCTTGCCTGGACGCATCGTAATATCCATGGGCGCATCACGAGCAAGGCAAGGGAGGAACTGAGATTGCCTGAAGATTTTAAATCGTATGGATACACTGATGACTTGAAGGCTTGGGTCATGCATTTATTGCCTTCCAAATGCGCTACGGCCAACCGTGAGTGATTTGTTACAGTCATGACCTATCTCTAGGGACTGATGAGGACTTTCAGACTTTCCAAACGCGCGAAATTCTTGAAAACACTTGTGTGGCACTGCGTCTCGGTGTTCCTGATCACCTATTGGAATCATTCATGGCCATGTTTAACCGTCAACTCGACTTGCTCGACCACGGACACTCCGCTTCTCAGAAACTTGTTGAAGAGATAGAGAATGCAGCCACAACATCCAATATATACTATTTAGGCTTGGACTCGCCTCTGGAATATCACACAGCGGGTCCTTCCGTCGCTACTCTGCCATTCCTCAACACCCTTCAACACTTACCCGTCGCCATTGTACTCGACACCACTCATCCATCGCTACTCCGCATGCCAACACCACAACGTCTGTGCGTGCAGAACACCGTCGCCATGTCTGGGATCGCGCCTCTCCTCACCGCCTCATCAACACCCTATCTGGCCCTCCAACTTCTCTTTCCAGGTCAAAGCGCCTGTGCGCTATTGATGGATTAGCATCATACCCCAACGAAGCACTTACGCGTCGGCCGCATGGCGTAGATCGATTGTCCGCTGTCTGGGGTCAGCTCCAAACAGTTGTAAAAGGCCCCCACACTCACCCGCTCCGTGTTTTGACATCCTTCAACACTGAACCCACCCGTTCTAGTCAGCTCGACATGCAGCAGCCCTAAAAGTCAGCACATATCGCAAAGAGGAGGTCGTCGATGTAGAGTTGCGGCGTGCCTTGTCCAGCgatcagcaacaacaacctgGATAGAGAAGCATTGCACACACCACAATGGGCAGACCGAACTAAGAGATACGTACCCGTCGCCATCGTACTCGACACCACACAACAGTGGGATGCGCTGTCCGGGGTCAGCTCCAAAGGGCTGTAAAAGACCCCCACACACTCACTGTGCGTACCtcctctctctttcaacagcTTTCAACACTGACCACACCCATCATAGTCAGCTCAATATGGCGCGCAGACCTGTGCTCTGTGACCTGTAGACACCTGGCAGAGGTCAGGTAGCCCTAGCGCATATCGCAACGAGACGACGGAAAAGAAACCGTCGATGCGGGCAGAGGGGCGTGCTATGGGCAAGGTTTCTGCGCTGTTCAGGGGCCGTCAGTGGGCTCTTGACACCAATCGTCGGCATCACGTCGCAACAGCTGGCAGAGGTCAGGGACCACACAAACAGTCAGTACGCATTGCATACAGCGGACCACAGAGCACTTGCATGTTGTCCAATTGTGTGCCGGGCATGGTTTTGCGGCGTTCAAGGGGTCAGTCGTCATCGGCGTCGTGTCCAGATAGCTGGAAGGGGCGTGGCAGCGCGATGAGGGGCGAGGACGACGTCGATGATGGAGAGGAGGGTGATCTTTAGAGGTGGTTGCTGAGAAGAGGGGCGGGCAGAGACTGATTGGGCAGGTCGGGCAACAATCAAAGGTCAGCATACAATGCTACCAGCAGACGACCAGAGGGACTTACATGTTCCCTCGTTTGCTCACCAGCTCCTCAACATGGCGGGAAAGGTAAGTGCGCTGTTTAGGAGTCACCAAGCGGTTTGCTCACCATGCACCCTCAGCCTCTCGTCTCGTCACCACACTGTCCAAAGGTCAAACTGGCCTGCTCATCTCGTCAAacgtcgcgtcgcgttccAGACACCTAGAAGAGGTCGGGCACCATAAAGGGTCAGCAAGCATCCAGACAGCGGACGACTCAACAAGTACTTACACGTCACCTTGTTTGTTCACCAACTCCTCATCATGGCGTATACAAAGAACCTTGCCGGGGAAAGACATGGCGGGAAAGGTAAGTGCGCTGTTTAGGAGTCAACGAGCGGTTTACTCACCATGCACCGCCAGCCTCTCGTCTCGTTACAGCGCTTCGCGTTCCAGGCAGCTAGGAACACGTTAATATCGTGTCAATGGGAGACACTGCGTAGGAGTCAGCGTGCAGCACAACAAGCCTGGGACACTTACTTGTCATCGCCGTACACTGGCTGGATGAGCACAGGGCGGGAGATGTCTGGAGAAAGGTAAGTGCGCTGTTCAGAAGTCACCATGCGGTTTGCTCACCATGCACCGCCAGCCTTTTGTCTCGTCACTGTGCTATGGGTCTCGCGTCGGGTTCCAGACAGCTAGAAAACATTAATACCGTGTCACTAGGAGACAGCGTGCAGGGAGGA
Coding sequences within it:
- a CDS encoding Isoprenyl transferase yields the protein MDIMRDQPLFQGTPSPASFLASPSYLQWLNSGKDGRPLLQVILVRVLETQLMSAHADQYSRWHNTGRLYPWLMLPGILAWESMASLYRTTKGFMESFRTKFKESVTFKRGQTKIPQHNKPSDLPSPVGFVMDGNRRFARTLGKPVLYGHQHGAQTAGHVLEWWLRYMPNTTVCNGPGLRYLTVWAFSAENLKRSPGEVEGLFHLMKAELRSLAFNSIVHLFQIRVRVVGNLTGYPSDLLDSVKMLEESTSKYKQLFLQIAIGYGGRDEIVQSVKLLQAQGEAVTEAAISARTYCAQIDIPPGELNSEDVRAKNKRVLPLGLTGS